The genomic segment GTCGAGGTACCGCCGGACCCGGTACCACCGCTGGCCGCCATCTTGAGCGACGGATCGCAAACTGATGGAGCGCCCGCGTTCACAGCGAAcgagccagagagagagagacggaggGAGGAGATGGGGGGTGATGACATTGAGAGTCGGCCCCCTACCCCTCCCTCCTTCACCTACTTTCATCCGCGCGCGTCCGGTCTAACCGCGTCGTGTCGCTTCGGTCGCGACGGCGAGAAACGTAAACGCGGACGGCGCGGCCGAGAGCCGTTAACGGACGCCAGGGGCCTCCGTCGTTCCAGACCGACAGGCGGCGACAGTTTTGTTATAGTTTTATTTGGGCAGGGACTTTGgggaagaaggaggaggcctgttattgttttgtttggccAAATAAATTTCCCAAGGGAAAATTAAACTTAACGGAGAGTCGCCCCCCAActaaccaacacacacacagagagaaaaaaacctaaCGGAATTAAAGACGTTTGTTAAGTTCGGGgggaaaagaatttcatttcattgacGTTGGAGAGTTTGTCCAGTTTAGACCGGCCCtactgactctctctctcaaatttcttttttgttttattcttttttcaatttctttcggAAAACATCAGGAAAAGTGGAAAccggaaggaaagaaaacgtGATCCGGCTTTGTTTTGTCGTGTTAACGCGCGCGCACCAGTTcgttaaaccaaaaaatcacTTTGCGGAAGATTTTAATATTCAAGAAAAACGGAACCGAACCGAttcggaaaaagaaagaaaaaaaacagttggTTTGGGAATGCCCGTCATTGTGGCGCCTCGTGAATTTCCGTCGCCTGTTGCTTCCGTCACGCACCTCCCTGTCAACTTTGTTGGTCTCGCGTCGTTGATAAGTGGATAAACACACGCACAGAGAGAAACTGGCGCTCACCCGAGCTGGTCCACACAACGAGACTTGTTTATTCTCTCCGTGCGTTGCTGTGCGGATTGACGTTTTTCTCCGtggctgtttttatttttattttttccccctcacgTTTTTGAATATTCGGCTTGACGTAAGTGACGCCATCTGTCGAAGTCGATCGTCACTGTGCGTTTGAAAaaggaggggagagaaaatgatgagTGAACAAGCGGcgatgatgagtagtagtagtgATGGCGTTGGTGGAGTAGTCGGTAGTGGTGCAgctgcagcggcggcggcttcGAGACGGGAACGACTGCGCCGTCCTTTGCCCAATCCGCCGGAACCGAACCGCGGTTCAGCGGCTCAGTCAACAGCGgcagctgctgccgctgcgGCCGGCGTCCGCGGCGTCGTAGCCAGTCGTCTGGCGGCCATGGCCTCGGCTGGATCTCCAATTAGTTCGGTGACAtcatcctcctcttcctcatcAGCCGCAATTTCGTCGACTTCCACTTTTGCTGGAGggaccacaacaacaacgtcggCGACAACCAATGGCGACAACAACCTCCCGCACAAGTTGACCACATCCTACAGTGTCGATTCCAATTCGCGCATACCCAGTTATCGATTATCCAGTCTGGATCGGTTGGCCCAGCGTCAGCGTTTGTTTGAAACCACGACCGCCACTTCGGTCCAGCCCAACGGATTGCCCACCACCGCTCATCCTCCTTCAACTTCTTCCTCGTCCTCTTCGACTTCTTCTTTCACATCCGCCACTAATGTGGCCATTGGAGAGTCACTCGCCGTAAGttcttcttttaaagaaagaaaaacgaaaatgtcctactctctctctgtgtgtgtgtcttatgTTTCTCTCTACTTTTCTGTGTGCTCGGGTAACTTGAGAAGGCGACACGCCATTTTGACCCCTTGTCGGAATGGGGAATGGAACCTCGAAACAGTTtgaaggaaaagagagaaagagtgggggtggtggggggggacCAGAGTCCTCTCTCCTCTCCtgtcagtgtgtgtgtatcacgATCCGGCATTGCGGATGCGCCATACTATACATATACTCAACTCATGTATAGGACTATATAATCTAACGCTGGGGTCGCTCTCTGgctattgatttatttatgtataGCCGTAGcgctggagaagaagaagaagaagtccaTCCCTTTTGGATTTGGGGgtccaacttactacacccgAACAAAGTTGATAATCTCCGGATATGGTGTGTTGGGTTACCCACACGGCAGTAGTATCCAGTTGAAGGAAAACAACACCCGACGAGCCCTAAAGGGGTTTCGGATGGTGATGAGTCATTGGCCCATCCGCTGATTAAGAAGGACTGTCCAAACTGCCAAATTCTCTctggaaatttttcttttcaacctAACCTCACGCCTCTACTTTCTGGCTGCATTACAATgcccatacacacacacatggccTCCATGTGTGTTtttccgaaaaagaaatgcaccTTTCTAAAGTTAGCTCTTCCCCAACACACAGGaaagaaaggaggaaaatATCTTTAGCGGCGTCCGGAAATGGAGGAGAGAACGGATATCATCCGTCTCCCAAGTCTTTAAAACAGCGAACTAGGCACAGGAGGGGGGTTTAAGTACACAccacaaagggaaaaaattttaaataaagaacGAGAGGGTTCCTTACGCCATTGCTCCCAGCATCCCACGGAAAAATATCGCCGGCTTCATGTCTTTgcattttcattaaaaagttggaggagagaaaaaaccaaaataaattaaggAATTCCTATTCGTGTGTCTTACGTGTAAGACGGCGCAGCACACAATTCTTTTGCGCTTTGTGGAAATTTGTAAGTTTTCCAAAGACGAACCCAAGAATATTGTTTAATGTCGAGAATCCGACAAACAGCTGTGTTTGCGTGTCTACATTTCAAAGTGTACGTGGGAGTATTTGGGGTTTGTCTTGTCTGTTTAGCACATCAACtggcagttgttgttgttgccgttaaaaaagaaaccccctGAAACGAACCCAGTCGGGGATGATAAGCGAGAAACTTGCAACTCGCCTACAGATGGagtcaaattcatttcaatacgccataccgttttctttttcccgtctCAACTGACTATCGATCGGCGCTGTTCTCCCTTTTTCTGACTGGCGTCAACCAAATCAATTTCAAgacagacgaagaagaagaaaagaaaacaagaatggGGCTAAAGTGACTTGCGTGCGTATCGATTGTCGCATTGGCTTTTAACCTACCACCGAGGATGGGCGAAACCAacccgttttttgtttttgtttttggttggtcttttcttatttcctcattattttgttgttgggaaaCGCCTCCTATACGAGAAGAGGCCTCCGGCAGAGACATCGTCTGTTGTTGGCACGATCCTTTGGATTAGGAAGACGGACACGACCCtgtttttgtctgtgtgtgcccGCGTCTGTCGGGTGGTGTCATGGGACCGCCGCCCATTTTTTCCGAGCAATTGACCCTGTTCTGACCACCCAGATATTTATTTCCTGCCGTTAAAGGGGAAGGAGGGCCCTCCTTGATGATGTGACTGAAAGTTTCGTCTTCTCTCCGTcgtttcattcaattttatttgattttgttgttgtttggaatTCGACAGTTACAAAGTAAGCGTGAAATGTTCTTCAAGAGCGATACGCTGCCAGCGGGTGCTGGTTTGAGCAGCTCTGCCACGGCCTCGACAGCCAATAATGCCACGCCCGCCTCTTCAGCAACTGGTGCTCAACAGCCGGTGGGCAACATTGCTTCGCTCAAGGAGAGTTTATTGGCCAACAAGGAGAATCACACGactgcgacgacgacgacgggtgGACCGCAGACGTCATCTTCCTCGGCAACCTTGACTGGCAGCATTAGTAATAACAGCAGCCATGGCAGTGTGCCCGGTTTGGCTAGCACCGGAAGCAAGgtatacttttttctttctttttctttcttggaaacaaacatttttgatggatgacgaggaaaatttaaacaatgaaaacatttcaattcgaCAGGTGGAGGCGTTGAAGCGGGAATTGACGGATGACAGTAGCAGTAGTAGCAGTAGCACCAGCAACCGGGTTATATTACGTGACCGACTGGCTGAGAAAGGTCCGGCACCCAGTCCGCCAGTCATCAATAAGACACGCGAAGTGGATTACGTCGGCTTTGCCAAGTATGTTCGATGATGTCCTCATGAGATGACACACATTCTTCTTGTCCGATGAACTGCAAGTCGATAGATTTGCGACAAGGATGTGAGCGATAACCGGCCCgtcttgtttctcttttcttttcttctagtCTTCCCAACCAGGTGTACCGAAGAGCTGTCAAAAAAGGATTTGAATTCACCTTAATGGTTGTCGGCGAGTCGGGACTGGGCAAGTCGACGCTCATCAACTCCATGTTTCTGGCCGACATTTACTCG from the Daphnia pulex isolate KAP4 chromosome 1, ASM2113471v1 genome contains:
- the LOC124195669 gene encoding septin-7-like isoform X2; this encodes MMSEQAAMMSSSSDGVGGVVGSGAAAAAAASRRERLRRPLPNPPEPNRGSAAQSTAAAAAAAAGVRGVVASRLAAMASAGSPISSVTSSSSSSSAAISSTSTFAGGTTTTTSATTNGDNNLPHKLTTSYSVDSNSRIPSYRLSSLDRLAQRQRLFETTTATSVQPNGLPTTAHPPSTSSSSSSTSSFTSATNVAIGESLALQSKREMFFKSDTLPAGAGLSSSATASTANNATPASSATGAQQPVGNIASLKESLLANKENHTTATTTTGGPQTSSSSATLTGSISNNSSHGSVPGLASTGSKVEALKRELTDDSSSSSSSTSNRVILRDRLAEKGPAPSPPVINKTREVDYVGFANLPNQVYRRAVKKGFEFTLMVVGESGLGKSTLINSMFLADIYSPEYPGPSHRIKKTVQVEQCQALLKENGVNLTLTVVDTPGFGDAVDNSNCWQPIVDYIESKYEEYLNAESRVQRQPMRDHRVHVCLYFIQPSGHGLKPLDIEFMKRLHDKVNIIPVLAKADTMTPDECTYFKKQVLNEIAQHKIKIYEFPDVDDEELRKSQRALRERVPFAVVGSNTVVEVDGRKIRGRRYPWGVVEVENMEHCDFIALRNMLIRTHMTDLKEVTNNVHYENFRCRKLAGVGVTASDGTLGKSNRISNKNPLAQMEEERRDHEAKMKKMEQEMEQVFEMKVKEKTQKLKDSETDLQRRHEQTLRSLEAQKQELEEKRKAFENEKLAWENASGLTLEEMRRRSLEANSREQVDGKDKEKVKKKKGLF